TCCATATTCTGGAGCCTGGTGTCAGTGTGGACTATTTCGGCGCTGAGCTTTCCCCAGAACAGCGAAGCTCGGTGCGACAGCGATATGGCGCCGCTGAAGACGATATCGTCTGTGTTTATCATGGCAATATGCATCGCGCTAATGAGCGGGAGATATTTTCGCTCTACACCGCCAATCTCATATTGCAGCGCCGTGGGATAAAATTTCGCCTTATTCGCGCAGGCAAGAACTTTACTGACGGATTGGATCTTTCTTTCGATTATCTTCGATCAAATGTGATGGAAGTTGGCTATCTTTCTTCCGAAGAACTCTTAAGGCTTCTGCAGATCGCTGACCTCTTTGTACAGCCTGGCGCCAGTAACGCCTTCAATGACTATCGGTTTCCATCTAAGATCCCCGAATTCCTGGCGCGTGGCCGGCCTGTGCTGCTTCCTGCAACCAACATAGGGTTGAGACTGCGTGACGGTGTCGATGCCATCCTTCTTCGGCGTGGAGACGGCGAGGAAATCGCAGACAAAATTGAGACTCTCGTCTCCGACCAGGCGCGCTGCAAAGACTTGGGCGCTCATGCTCGCAGGTTTGCCGAGGAGCAGCTCAATTGGTCGACAAACGCCAAGAGCCTGGTCCATTTCTATGCGCAGTGCATGCAGAAGCCAAATGGGGGCATCCTAAATGGACAGTCGAAGAAGGTTTGACCAGTTCTTCACAGATGATGTCCTCGCACGTCTGAGGTCGCGATACCAGGGGTACCGCGTGCCGCGCGTCGCCGTGGGCACGGTCGCCGATCATTGCGACAGCGTGGACCATTTTGGTCCCTTGGCGACCCACCAGGGCGACATGAAGGACATGCAGCGCTGCTGGGTGATGAAGGCCATCCTCGCAACAGCTCATCCCGGGGCGAAACTGCTAGAAATTGGCGCCGGCGAACCCGTGGTGGCGGGCCTGCTCGCGCGTCTCGGGTATGACGTTACGATCATCGATCCTTATGATGGCTGTGGCAACGGACCGACATCCTTTGACCACTACTGTTCCGAGTATCCCGACGTGAGGTTCCGGCGGGAATATCTCAATGAGCTCACCGTAATCGAACCGGAGTTTGACGTCATCTACTCCATCTCCGTGCTTGAACATGTGCCTCTCGATAACATGGCCAACTTGTTCGAGGGTGTCCGCAAGGCATCGGTCGAAGGGGCTGTGTACATCCATGCGGTCGATCATGTGCTGCGTGGTATTGGTTCCGACTACCACCTCGACATGCTGACGCACGTCGCAGCGGATTGCCACATCCGCGCTTCAGATCTGGCCGACGCACTCGATTTCGCAGCGGACGATCCGGACACCTACTTCCTGTCTGCGGAGGCCCACAACCGATGGCGGGGGGCCACGCCCTATGAGCAGTTCCCTATGAGGCGCTGCATTTCGGTTCAATTCCGGGGAGATTGATGGCCAACGGAATTTACGAAAGGCTGTTGGCTGCCGAGGTGACTCACAACCTTGCGAGGGAGTGGGACCAAAGCCGTCTCCAATATCTGCGAAATGCCATCATGGGTGTCGTGGCAAATCCCGTCTTGCCGTCGGTCACAGAAGTTGAGACCTGCTTCGGCACCCGCATGCATATCGACCTCAGGGATAAAGTTTGCCAGGACATATTTGTCCATAAATCCTATGAAATTGATATCTCGCTATTTTTGGCGAAGACTCTTACTTCGGGAGACGTGTTTTTCGACATAGGAGCGCACTACGGGTACTTTTCATCTCTAGCTTCGGTTCTCGTCCGACCCCAGGGCAAAGTTATCGCGTGGGAACCGGGACGGAGGGCGTTGGCTTTCTTGGCCCGAAATGTCGAGCACCTCGGCAACGTCATTTGGCGTGATCGCGCAGTCGGTGAAAGCAACGGTTTTGTCGATTACACGGACTTTGGCGTCGAGTACGGCGCATTCAACACGATCAAGGATAACATTCGCTCTCCTGTTAACGTGGAGGGGACTCGTGAACGCGTAGCGCGCGAGTCACTGGACGAATTTTTTGCGACGAGCGGTGTCTCATGCACGGTTCTCAAGGTCGATGCGGAAAGTGCGGAATCTGAAATCATCAAAGGTGCCAAGGAACTGCTCACCCGTAATCGGCCCGCCGTTATTCTGGAAGTTGGTGATTTCGACCATGTCCAGTCTTCTGGTATTCCAGATACGCGCGACCTAATCGACATGATGGGCGATCTACGGTATCGACCGTATCAGTTTCGCACTGGTAGGCTTGAGGGACATAAGATTCAGCCTCGCGGGAAATATAATTATATGAATTTGATCTTTCTGCCTGTTGGCAAATCCTCCCGTTGGTCGATACACGCGTGAAGGTCCGTTATGGCAAGCATGATGACTTTCTTGCGGCGGTTCTTTGCACTGCAGCGATATGGTCTCAAGATTGGGTTGAGACTCAGCAGGACGGACTGGTTTGACGCTGATTACTACCTGAGGGTTGAGCCCGACGTGAGGTCGGCGGGTATTGATCCACAATTGCATTTCTTGAACTACGGTTGGGCCGAGGGACGGAACCCTTCGGCGATCATTTGCACCTGCGATCTTGTCGCTAGCAATATCGAGAGATCCGCAGGTACGACGCGGCAGTTCGCTGGTGTTCTGGCTGATTACCTGGACGATGGTCGGCAAGACCTGCCGAGGTGGGGCTTCGAACTCGCACATGATGAACGTGTGCCGGAAGCGCTCCGTCGTTTCGCGACCCAGTACGATGTGATTGAACAATCCGGGATGTTCGATCATGATTGGTACCGTCAGCAGGTAGAGGCGGGCATTGATCCGATTGGCCATTTCCTCCGCCATGGTTCGCGGCTAGGCCTGACGCCACGGCGCGATTTCGACATATCGTGGTACGTTGAGCGGTATCAAGATGTGCGGAACAGTTGGCTCAATCCCTTTGTACATTACATTCGATACGGCCGTAGGGAGGGCAGACTCGCCAGTCCACCATCTGCCCCTGCCTCGCAGCTTGCCTTCTCCACTTTCCCAGACGACCGGGAGCTCGAGAGAATACCGGGCCAGATCCGGGCGTTC
The Phreatobacter oligotrophus genome window above contains:
- a CDS encoding FkbM family methyltransferase, with the protein product MANGIYERLLAAEVTHNLAREWDQSRLQYLRNAIMGVVANPVLPSVTEVETCFGTRMHIDLRDKVCQDIFVHKSYEIDISLFLAKTLTSGDVFFDIGAHYGYFSSLASVLVRPQGKVIAWEPGRRALAFLARNVEHLGNVIWRDRAVGESNGFVDYTDFGVEYGAFNTIKDNIRSPVNVEGTRERVARESLDEFFATSGVSCTVLKVDAESAESEIIKGAKELLTRNRPAVILEVGDFDHVQSSGIPDTRDLIDMMGDLRYRPYQFRTGRLEGHKIQPRGKYNYMNLIFLPVGKSSRWSIHA
- a CDS encoding glycosyltransferase family 4 protein, whose product is MRIIFLNYGLYASNSGGHIANFAAELAKLGHSVAICAEGDPDAAREVCGELVEYFSHESVDFEPTSLMGGFSPQDVIIHAWTPRDKVVFLTETLMSQGAGHYVVHLEDNEELLTAANLGLKQTELVAATENLGRYNFPLSLSHPTRYKDFIRGSSGATVIVEPLSEFVHPDVPVHILEPGVSVDYFGAELSPEQRSSVRQRYGAAEDDIVCVYHGNMHRANEREIFSLYTANLILQRRGIKFRLIRAGKNFTDGLDLSFDYLRSNVMEVGYLSSEELLRLLQIADLFVQPGASNAFNDYRFPSKIPEFLARGRPVLLPATNIGLRLRDGVDAILLRRGDGEEIADKIETLVSDQARCKDLGAHARRFAEEQLNWSTNAKSLVHFYAQCMQKPNGGILNGQSKKV
- a CDS encoding class I SAM-dependent methyltransferase, which encodes MPRVAVGTVADHCDSVDHFGPLATHQGDMKDMQRCWVMKAILATAHPGAKLLEIGAGEPVVAGLLARLGYDVTIIDPYDGCGNGPTSFDHYCSEYPDVRFRREYLNELTVIEPEFDVIYSISVLEHVPLDNMANLFEGVRKASVEGAVYIHAVDHVLRGIGSDYHLDMLTHVAADCHIRASDLADALDFAADDPDTYFLSAEAHNRWRGATPYEQFPMRRCISVQFRGD